One window of Alteriqipengyuania lutimaris genomic DNA carries:
- a CDS encoding glycoside hydrolase family 3 protein translates to MRGIGMRVGIFAAIGALLATGCTPAQIGTTAPAITPQAAPETDEDVRVADLLSRMSLERKVAQLIQPQINSFTPEDMARYRFGSYLNGGNGGPYGDEFAPASEWLRYADEMYRASIRPLPGDEPVIPTIWGTDAVHGHTNVPGATIFPHNIGLGATRDADLVRRIGAATAAEIEVTGIDWNFSPTVAVARDDRWGRTYESYSENPRIVAEMGAALVEGLQGKPGTDDYLGAGRVAATAKHFFADGGTDQGVDQGDVNGDIEALKAIHAVPYPAAIDAGVEVIMASFNSINGVKMHGNRALLTGVLREEMGFEGVVVGDWNAHGQIAGCSVDDCPQALLAGLDIYMVPDDWKGLLENLVAQVEDGTIPMAKLDEAVGRVLRLKLRLGLLEEGAPLPSQRANAGDDALLGSSEHRALAREAVAKSQVILKNDGVLPLKEGAKIVVAGSAADDIATAAGGWTLTWQGGGELDNSYFPNATSIAAAIADEARAQGGSATYAPDGETAGGDYDAAVVVFGEEPYAEFVGDRKTLVLEDSEGLDLIRKFNAAGTPVVAVFLSGRPMWMNRELNAADAFVAAWLPGSEGAGVSDILFGRRDATGRLSFSWPAECGGAPVNGPEGALFPVGYGRALSDTAPLGPLSEDCGYLTQGSAATWYDMGRLASDISAYAGETRLPNLIGEGEGIVARGLDRTRQEDAREIAFAPGARLTLSQGDGGSGDYRILYNLEAQPTGKVSLTLGETTIDITRNLALSAGKGWREMIITQDCMPDLGDTLSITSEAAMTLGIARIVRQNMPEGAQCSF, encoded by the coding sequence ATGCGAGGGATTGGAATGCGGGTCGGGATTTTTGCAGCAATTGGTGCACTGCTGGCGACGGGCTGCACGCCTGCGCAGATCGGGACGACGGCACCGGCAATCACACCTCAAGCGGCGCCGGAAACGGACGAGGACGTGCGCGTCGCCGACCTGCTGTCGCGCATGTCGCTCGAACGCAAGGTCGCGCAGCTGATCCAGCCGCAGATCAACTCCTTCACGCCCGAGGATATGGCGCGCTACCGCTTCGGCAGCTACCTCAACGGCGGCAATGGCGGGCCCTACGGCGACGAGTTCGCGCCCGCGTCCGAGTGGCTGCGCTACGCCGACGAAATGTATCGCGCCTCGATCCGTCCGCTGCCGGGCGACGAACCGGTGATCCCGACGATCTGGGGCACCGACGCGGTCCACGGGCACACGAACGTGCCGGGCGCGACGATCTTCCCGCACAATATCGGGCTGGGCGCGACGCGCGACGCCGATCTGGTCCGCCGCATCGGCGCGGCGACCGCGGCCGAAATCGAGGTTACGGGGATCGACTGGAATTTCTCCCCCACCGTGGCCGTCGCGCGCGACGATCGCTGGGGTCGCACCTACGAAAGCTATTCCGAAAACCCGCGCATCGTCGCCGAGATGGGCGCCGCGCTGGTCGAGGGGCTGCAGGGTAAGCCCGGAACCGACGACTATCTGGGGGCAGGCCGCGTGGCCGCGACGGCCAAGCACTTCTTCGCCGATGGCGGGACCGACCAGGGCGTCGACCAGGGCGACGTCAATGGCGATATCGAAGCGCTCAAGGCCATTCACGCCGTCCCATACCCGGCTGCGATCGACGCCGGCGTCGAAGTGATCATGGCCAGCTTCAACTCCATCAACGGCGTCAAGATGCATGGCAACCGCGCCCTCCTGACCGGGGTTCTGCGCGAGGAAATGGGCTTCGAAGGCGTCGTCGTGGGCGACTGGAACGCGCACGGCCAGATCGCCGGATGCAGCGTGGACGATTGCCCGCAGGCGCTGCTGGCCGGGCTCGACATCTACATGGTGCCCGACGACTGGAAGGGCCTGCTCGAAAATCTCGTCGCGCAGGTCGAGGACGGGACGATCCCGATGGCGAAGCTCGATGAAGCGGTCGGGCGCGTGCTGCGGCTGAAGCTTCGCCTCGGGCTGCTGGAAGAGGGCGCGCCTTTGCCCTCGCAGCGCGCCAATGCAGGCGACGACGCGCTGCTCGGCTCGTCCGAACATCGTGCCTTGGCGCGCGAAGCGGTGGCGAAATCGCAGGTCATTCTCAAGAACGACGGTGTCCTTCCGTTGAAGGAGGGCGCGAAGATCGTCGTCGCCGGTAGCGCCGCAGACGACATCGCAACGGCCGCCGGTGGCTGGACGCTGACCTGGCAGGGCGGGGGCGAGCTCGACAATTCGTATTTCCCCAACGCCACGTCGATCGCGGCGGCCATCGCCGACGAAGCGCGCGCACAGGGCGGCTCGGCCACCTATGCGCCCGACGGCGAGACCGCGGGCGGGGATTACGATGCGGCGGTGGTCGTGTTCGGCGAGGAGCCTTATGCGGAGTTCGTCGGCGATCGCAAAACGCTGGTCCTCGAAGATAGCGAAGGCCTCGATCTCATTCGCAAGTTCAACGCTGCGGGCACGCCGGTGGTGGCGGTGTTCCTCTCGGGCCGTCCGATGTGGATGAACCGCGAGCTCAATGCCGCCGATGCATTCGTCGCCGCATGGCTTCCCGGCAGCGAGGGTGCGGGCGTGTCCGACATCCTGTTCGGCAGGCGCGATGCGACGGGCAGGCTCTCCTTCAGCTGGCCGGCCGAGTGCGGCGGAGCGCCGGTGAACGGGCCCGAAGGCGCGCTGTTTCCGGTCGGCTACGGGCGGGCGCTCTCCGACACCGCGCCGCTCGGTCCGCTGTCCGAGGATTGCGGCTACCTGACCCAGGGCAGCGCTGCGACATGGTACGACATGGGCCGTCTCGCGAGCGATATTTCGGCCTATGCCGGTGAAACGCGCCTGCCCAATCTGATAGGAGAGGGCGAGGGCATCGTCGCGCGGGGACTCGATCGCACGCGGCAGGAAGATGCGCGCGAGATCGCTTTCGCGCCGGGTGCAAGGCTCACCCTTTCGCAAGGCGATGGCGGTTCGGGCGACTACCGCATCCTGTACAACCTCGAGGCGCAGCCCACGGGCAAGGTGTCGCTGACGCTGGGCGAGACCACGATCGACATCACGCGCAATCTCGCGCTGAGCGCGGGCAAGGGCTGGCGCGAGATGATCATCACGCAAGACTGCATGCCCGACCTCGGCGACACGCTGTCGATCACCTCCGAGGCGGCGATGACCTTGGGAATTGCGCGGATCGTCCGGCAGAATATGCCGGAAGGCGCACAATGCTCCTTCTAG
- a CDS encoding MFS transporter, translating into MTAEADQGAGAERGQQATRFLLLYALAAAGGAIAYVPFLTILLPIQVTTLAADADVAWLAYATFTGAVAASLANIAFGWLSDRTRTRRKWIVAGLVVSSVLLVLTSRVENVGWLIVLVAVWQVALNMMLAPLAAWAGDSIPDGQKGTLGGLLSFSPAAGALAAAFITLPGFAGPEGRLWLVAALVALCVLPAVLIGHPRRLPHLAPEAPGGHAAEPVRRERSRIVVVRMWLARLLVQTCEAALFAFLYFWFRTVDPAMTDARVAQIFSAILIVSVPLAIAIGRWTDVHARPFLPLCVTAACSTVGLVMMALSTSLGGAVTGYLLFGVTASVFLSLHTGQTLRVLPQPRNRGRDLGIFNLTNTGPSLIMPWLALAMIPVFGFAGLFFVLAGCALLAALLLMNLPRQS; encoded by the coding sequence ATGACGGCTGAGGCTGACCAGGGGGCCGGGGCGGAGCGCGGCCAGCAGGCGACGCGCTTCCTGCTGCTCTATGCTCTGGCGGCAGCCGGCGGCGCGATCGCCTATGTGCCGTTCCTGACGATCCTGCTGCCGATCCAGGTCACCACGCTCGCCGCCGACGCGGACGTCGCGTGGCTTGCTTACGCCACGTTCACAGGGGCGGTCGCCGCGAGCCTCGCCAACATCGCGTTCGGGTGGCTGAGCGACCGGACGCGGACGCGCCGAAAGTGGATCGTTGCGGGCCTTGTCGTGTCGTCCGTTCTGCTCGTCCTGACTTCGCGAGTCGAGAATGTCGGCTGGCTTATCGTCCTGGTCGCGGTGTGGCAGGTGGCGCTCAACATGATGCTCGCTCCGCTCGCCGCATGGGCAGGCGATTCGATTCCCGACGGCCAGAAGGGAACGCTGGGCGGGCTGCTGTCCTTTTCGCCTGCCGCTGGCGCGCTGGCGGCTGCGTTCATCACCCTGCCGGGCTTCGCGGGCCCCGAAGGACGGCTCTGGCTCGTCGCCGCGCTCGTGGCGCTCTGCGTCCTGCCCGCCGTCCTGATCGGCCACCCCAGGCGTCTGCCGCATCTCGCCCCCGAGGCGCCCGGCGGCCATGCGGCGGAACCGGTCCGGCGCGAGCGGTCGCGCATCGTCGTGGTGCGCATGTGGCTGGCACGCCTGCTCGTCCAGACCTGCGAGGCGGCGCTCTTCGCCTTCCTGTATTTCTGGTTCCGGACCGTCGACCCGGCGATGACCGATGCGCGGGTCGCACAGATCTTCAGCGCGATCCTGATCGTGTCGGTCCCGCTCGCGATTGCGATCGGTCGCTGGACGGACGTGCATGCAAGGCCGTTCCTGCCGCTGTGCGTCACGGCCGCCTGCTCGACCGTAGGCCTCGTGATGATGGCCCTGTCGACCTCGCTGGGCGGGGCGGTGACCGGCTATCTCCTGTTCGGCGTCACGGCATCGGTCTTTCTCTCGCTGCATACGGGCCAGACGCTGCGGGTGCTGCCGCAGCCGCGCAATCGCGGGCGCGACCTCGGCATTTTCAATCTCACCAACACCGGCCCGTCGCTGATCATGCCGTGGCTGGCGCTGGCCATGATACCGGTCTTCGGCTTCGCCGGACTGTTCTTCGTCCTCGCCGGCTGCGCGCTGCTCGCGGCGCTCCTGCTGATGAATTTGCCCCGTCAGTCCTAG